One region of Ananas comosus cultivar F153 linkage group 9, ASM154086v1, whole genome shotgun sequence genomic DNA includes:
- the LOC109715104 gene encoding ATP synthase gamma chain 1, chloroplastic encodes MSSSSSSAGAAAAAAMLASSADSLSSRSLLLPSRLPFQQQQQQQQHSPGLLVRRGAGSAAVRCGLRELRERIDSVKNTQKITEAMKLVAAAKVRRAQEAVVSGRPFSETLVEVLYNINEQLQSEDVDVPLTRVRPVRKVALVVVTGDRGLCGGFNNYIIKKAESRMGELSALGIAYTLISVGKKGNSYFQRRPYIPVDRFLEVGSLPTARDDVFALFVSEEVDKVELLYTKFVSLVKADPVIHTLLPLSPKGEICDINGVCVDAAEDELFRLTTREGRLTVERETVRTPTPAFSPILQFEQDPVQILDALLPLYLNSQILRALQESLASELAARMSAMSNASDNAVELRRSLSIVYNRERQAKITGEILEIVAGANALT; translated from the coding sequence AtgtcctcctcttcctcctctgctggcgctgccgccgccgcagcgATGTTGGCGTCCTCGGCGGACTCGCTGTCGTCGCGGTCGCTGCTCCTCCCCTCCCGCCTGCCgtttcagcagcagcagcagcagcagcagcattcCCCGGGCCTCCTCGTCCGGCGCGGCGCGGGGTCGGCGGCGGTGCGGTGCGGGCTCCGGGAGCTCCGGGAGCGCATCGACTCGGTGAAGAACACGCAGAAGATAACGGAGGCGATGAAGCtggtggcggcggcgaaggTGCGGCGGGCGCAGGAGGCGGTGGTGAGCGGGCGGCCCTTCTCGGAGACGCTGGTGGAGGTGCTGTACAACATCAACGAGCAGCTGCAGAGCGAGGACGTGGACGTGCCGCTGACGCGCGTGCGGCCGGTGCGGAAGGTGGCGCTGGTGGTGGTGACGGGGGACCGGGGGCTGTGCGGGGGGTTCAACAACTACATCATCAAGAAGGCGGAGTCGCGCATGGGGGAGCTGTCGGCGCTGGGCATCGCGTACACGCTGATCTCGGTGGGGAAGAAGGGCAACTCCTACTTCCAGCGGCGGCCCTACATCCCCGTGGACCGGTTCCTGGAGGTGGGCAGCCTGCCGACGGCGCGGGACGACGTGTTCGCGCTGTTCGTGAGCGAGGAGGTGGACAAGGTGGAGCTGCTGTACACCAAGTTCGTGTCGCTGGTGAAGGCGGACCCGGTGATCCACACGCTGCTGCCGCTGTCGCCCAAGGGGGAGATCTGCGACATCAACGGGGTGTGCGTCGACGCGGCCGAGGACGAGCTCTTCCGCCTCACCACCAGGGAGGGCAGGCTCACGGTCGAGCGCGAGACGGTGCGGACGCCCACGCCCGCCTTCTCGCCCATCCTGCAGTTCGAGCAGGACCCCGTGCAGATCCTCGACGCCCTGCTGCCGCTCTACCTCAACAGCCAGATCCTGCGCGCCCTGCAGGAGTCGCTCGCCAGCGAGCTCGCCGCGCGCATGAGCGCCATGAGCAACGCCAGCGACAACGCCGTCGAGCTCCGCCGCAGCCTCTCCATCGTCTACAACCGCGAGCGCCAGGCCAAGATCACCGGCGAGATCCTCGAGATCGTCGCCGGCGCCAACGCCCTCACCTAA